A DNA window from Mesorhizobium sp. C432A contains the following coding sequences:
- a CDS encoding Hsp20 family protein: MRTFDTLYRTTVGFDRLFDMLDSGTRPDWPPYNIEKVDENGYRISMAIAGFSQDEVELTQHGPELVVVGQKADDQSGRQLLHQGIAYRSFRQTFKLADHMKIKAANLEKGLLTIDIVREIPEELKPRRISIGAGDAQVGGKQIAQDTERTRKAA; encoded by the coding sequence ATGAGAACCTTTGATACTCTCTATCGGACCACCGTCGGTTTCGACCGGCTTTTCGACATGCTCGACAGCGGCACGCGTCCGGACTGGCCGCCCTATAACATCGAGAAGGTCGACGAGAACGGCTACCGTATCTCGATGGCCATCGCAGGCTTCAGCCAGGATGAGGTTGAGCTGACCCAGCATGGACCCGAACTGGTCGTGGTAGGCCAGAAGGCTGATGATCAGAGCGGACGCCAGCTGCTGCACCAGGGCATCGCCTACCGCAGTTTCAGGCAGACGTTCAAGCTTGCCGACCACATGAAGATCAAGGCAGCAAACCTTGAGAAGGGTCTCCTGACCATCGACATCGTCCGTGAGATTCCCGAAGAGCTGAAGCCGCGCCGCATCAGCATCGGGGCCGGCGACGCTCAGGTGGGCGGCAAGCAGATCGCCCAGGATACGGAACGCACCCGCAAAGCGGCCTGA